In Streptomyces caniferus, one DNA window encodes the following:
- a CDS encoding cation:proton antiporter: MTSSQIAAFFLDVALIAVMAWVGGTVARRCGQPAVIGEIVAGILLGPTLLHGSFTETVFPLEVRSELGALADIGLILFMFALGMEFDWSAKRSVRRTSLSIAACAMVVPFAAGAGLGLWWGPGQASASKLDHVLFMGIALSVTAFPVLARIIEDRGISRTPLGQLAVASAALCDIFAWVLLGVVMLLCGSGAPWRLIWFVPYVILMITVIRPLLRRVMRRTSSELDIIVSFVGVLASSAATEWMGLHFIFGAFVFGVVRAHAKRGLPEKVDVRLRQGLGSLGSRLFMPIYFVVAGWKVDLSSLGPSQLLDLSVLLVAATATKFLAAAGAARLSGMSPRESAAIGALMNTRGLTELIVLTAGHEMGLLDDSMYTLLVAMAVLTTMCTGPILKRLLPPADRSGPDVSAAPAALPAEPGPARAQ, encoded by the coding sequence GTGACCAGTAGCCAGATCGCAGCCTTCTTCCTCGACGTCGCGCTGATCGCCGTCATGGCCTGGGTCGGTGGCACCGTGGCCCGTCGGTGCGGCCAGCCCGCCGTCATCGGTGAGATCGTGGCCGGCATCCTCCTCGGGCCCACCCTGCTGCACGGGTCGTTCACGGAGACGGTCTTCCCCCTGGAAGTGCGGTCCGAGCTCGGCGCCCTCGCCGACATCGGCCTCATCCTGTTCATGTTCGCGCTCGGCATGGAGTTCGACTGGTCCGCCAAACGCTCGGTCCGGCGCACCTCGCTCTCCATCGCGGCCTGCGCGATGGTCGTCCCGTTCGCGGCGGGCGCGGGCCTCGGCCTGTGGTGGGGGCCCGGCCAGGCCTCGGCGAGCAAGCTCGACCACGTCCTGTTCATGGGCATCGCGCTGTCGGTGACCGCGTTCCCCGTACTGGCCCGGATCATCGAGGACCGCGGCATCTCCCGTACGCCGCTCGGCCAGTTGGCGGTGGCGAGCGCCGCGCTCTGCGACATCTTCGCGTGGGTCCTGCTCGGCGTGGTCATGCTCCTGTGCGGCAGCGGCGCGCCCTGGCGCCTGATCTGGTTCGTCCCGTACGTGATCTTGATGATCACCGTCATACGTCCGCTGCTCCGCCGGGTGATGCGCAGGACGAGCAGCGAACTCGACATCATCGTCTCCTTCGTGGGCGTGCTCGCGTCCAGCGCCGCCACCGAGTGGATGGGGCTGCACTTCATCTTCGGCGCCTTCGTCTTCGGGGTCGTGCGGGCGCACGCCAAGCGCGGGCTGCCCGAGAAGGTCGACGTCCGGCTCCGGCAGGGACTCGGCTCACTGGGCAGCAGGCTCTTCATGCCGATCTACTTCGTCGTGGCCGGCTGGAAGGTGGATCTCTCCAGCCTGGGGCCGTCCCAACTCCTGGACCTGTCGGTGCTGTTGGTCGCCGCGACAGCCACCAAGTTCCTCGCCGCGGCCGGCGCCGCCCGGCTCTCCGGGATGAGCCCGCGGGAGTCCGCGGCCATCGGCGCCCTGATGAACACGCGCGGACTGACCGAGCTGATCGTGCTGACCGCGGGCCACGAGATGGGGCTCCTCGACGACTCCATGTACACGCTGCTGGTGGCCATGGCCGTGCTCACCACGATGTGCACCGGACCGATCCTGAAGCGGCTGCTGCCTCCTGCCGACCGCTCCGGACCGGACGTGTCGGCCGCGCCCGCCGCGCTCCCCGCGGAGCCCGGCCCCGCGCGGGCGCAGTAG